The following is a genomic window from Niabella soli DSM 19437.
TATGGCGAAGAAGGTTACCTGATCGCTTGTGAGGAATGCCGGCATTTTCAACTGGCTTTTCAGACTTCTTTATTTACACTTACAGCCGACGATCTTAAAATATTTCATAGCCTGGTAAAACAGCACCGGGAATATCATCGGGAAGCAACGGGGTCGTTCCAAAAAAATATTTACATTCCCACACCGTTGGAAGGTTACGGAATGATCCTGGATCAAAGAGAATTGCAGCAACTTTTTGAACTGCTGGAAACAGCCGAAATAAATTTTAAGACAATGGGACTGCTGGAACTATTTAAGCCGGTTGGTCATTAATTGTTATATAGCCCAACGGGTTGTTTTTCTTTCATATATTCTTTAAAATATTTTTCAGTTGGCTTAAATCAGCATCATTTTCATATTTCTTCTCTGCACTGTCATATAGTATTTTCCCATTCTTATCAATAAGGCACAGTCTGGGCACCGGCCGGTTGCCATATTTGTTGATCAAATTATCATCATTATATATATTGATCCAATTCATCCTTT
Proteins encoded in this region:
- a CDS encoding DUF6686 family protein, producing MCSFKTLYYGEEGYLIACEECRHFQLAFQTSLFTLTADDLKIFHSLVKQHREYHREATGSFQKNIYIPTPLEGYGMILDQRELQQLFELLETAEINFKTMGLLELFKPVGH